In Acidobacteriota bacterium, a single window of DNA contains:
- a CDS encoding sialidase family protein: MIIRATVSVIAVMIVFGCGTGDVVQDASPDEAVDPGRIDGARIYDYDPSTELGDDIFGDIIADLENDAPGRCTHGGPVCMEYADGRIVAFHTNTTDHNVDGWTEYAESSDGGRTWKRYNKFQYSYDQYDAERKRSVWVEEGLVTEKGSAVLFLTHFRFGEGKRDSGFMRSLDHGATWSDYQPIDGDFVGYPCAVAVSGETNYVLYDSKDGGPHVLYSSSDDGLSWTRRSTLPLDDDKWYGTMVVMADGRLLAGAYTEKDEHHFYYCISQDQGHTWGEQRKTYVDKMIRDPELAYLGGKYYLHGRSGQEGEGSRRFVLYQSDDGIDWGGGIIVSGDTRHPDGYSHNCIINRYNDQEPLKLMVEYSIIYDGRDTNEYVFFIEPDPR; encoded by the coding sequence ATGATCATCAGAGCAACAGTCTCCGTGATCGCAGTCATGATCGTCTTCGGTTGCGGAACCGGCGACGTGGTCCAGGACGCATCCCCCGATGAGGCTGTCGATCCGGGGCGAATCGACGGCGCGCGAATCTACGACTACGATCCGTCCACTGAGCTTGGCGATGACATCTTCGGGGACATCATTGCCGATCTCGAGAACGACGCTCCCGGACGCTGCACCCACGGCGGGCCCGTCTGCATGGAGTATGCCGACGGCCGGATCGTGGCCTTCCATACCAACACCACCGACCACAACGTGGACGGTTGGACCGAATACGCCGAGAGCTCCGACGGCGGCCGGACCTGGAAGAGGTACAACAAGTTCCAATACTCCTACGACCAGTACGACGCGGAGCGGAAGCGATCCGTCTGGGTCGAGGAGGGTCTGGTCACCGAAAAGGGAAGCGCAGTCCTGTTCCTGACCCATTTCAGGTTCGGCGAGGGCAAAAGGGACAGCGGATTCATGAGGAGCCTGGATCACGGCGCCACCTGGAGCGACTACCAGCCCATCGATGGCGACTTCGTCGGGTATCCCTGTGCCGTGGCGGTGTCCGGCGAAACCAACTACGTCCTGTATGACAGCAAAGACGGCGGTCCCCACGTCCTCTACTCGAGCAGCGACGACGGACTGAGCTGGACCCGGAGGAGCACGCTGCCGCTCGACGACGACAAGTGGTACGGGACCATGGTCGTTATGGCGGACGGGCGCCTGTTGGCCGGCGCCTACACGGAAAAGGACGAGCACCACTTCTACTACTGCATCAGCCAGGATCAGGGGCATACCTGGGGCGAGCAGCGGAAGACCTACGTGGACAAGATGATCCGCGATCCGGAGCTGGCCTATCTGGGGGGAAAATACTACCTGCACGGACGGTCGGGCCAGGAGGGGGAAGGCAGCCGCCGTTTCGTCCTCTACCAGTCCGACGACGGCATCGACTGGGGCGGCGGGATCATCGTCAGCGGAGATACCCGGCACCCCGACGGCTACAGCCACAATTGCATCATCAACCGGTACAACGACCAGGAGCCGCTCAAATTGATGGTGGAATACAGCATCATCTACGACGGACGGGACACCAACGAATACGTCTTCTTCATCGAGCCCGACCCGCGCTGA
- a CDS encoding aminotransferase class IV produces the protein MDRELLTWFNGRLVPDSEVRIHHTDSGLSFGHNVTDSARTFGYRPFKLKEHIGRFYRSMSVARINPGMTPERMEEIALEVLEANLPVLDPDGDVWVTQTATGGRMRSTIGRFEFDRPGLLIATLPLGFADYAHLYEKGAHAVTPSTRHIPPQSLDAKLKHRNRIFFTLAEFEVKEVDPEGFSLLLDIDGNVTENKGANFFIYRDGCLRTPPTRNCLEGVSRATVLELAREEGIPAVEEDFQPYHVTTAEEAFFCSTSYCMLPVTRYNGNVLGEGRPGPVYRQLIDAWSRRVGMDIPDQALRGAATWSGGF, from the coding sequence ATGGACAGGGAACTGCTGACCTGGTTCAACGGCCGGCTGGTTCCGGATTCCGAGGTCCGGATACATCACACCGACTCCGGCCTCAGCTTCGGCCACAACGTGACCGACTCGGCGCGGACCTTCGGGTACCGCCCCTTCAAGCTGAAGGAGCACATCGGCAGGTTCTACCGCTCCATGTCGGTGGCCCGGATCAATCCCGGCATGACTCCCGAGCGGATGGAAGAGATCGCACTGGAGGTGCTGGAGGCGAATCTTCCCGTTCTGGACCCGGACGGTGACGTCTGGGTCACCCAGACCGCCACCGGCGGGCGGATGCGCAGCACCATCGGACGTTTCGAGTTCGACCGTCCCGGGTTGCTCATCGCCACACTGCCGCTGGGCTTCGCCGATTACGCTCACCTCTACGAGAAAGGGGCGCACGCCGTGACCCCCTCGACCCGGCATATCCCGCCCCAGTCGCTGGACGCCAAGCTCAAGCACCGGAACCGGATCTTCTTCACCCTGGCTGAATTCGAGGTCAAGGAGGTGGACCCGGAGGGTTTCTCTCTCCTTCTGGACATCGACGGCAACGTGACCGAGAACAAGGGGGCCAACTTCTTCATCTACCGTGACGGGTGCCTGAGGACGCCGCCGACCCGGAACTGCCTGGAGGGAGTCAGCCGGGCCACGGTGCTGGAACTGGCCCGGGAGGAAGGGATTCCCGCGGTGGAGGAGGACTTCCAGCCCTACCATGTGACCACCGCGGAGGAGGCCTTCTTCTGCAGCACCTCCTATTGCATGCTCCCGGTGACCCGCTACAACGGCAATGTGCTGGGCGAGGGCCGGCCGGGACCCGTCTATCGCCAATTGATCGATGCTTGGAGCCGCCGGGTGGGAATGGACATTCCAGACCAGGCGCTCCGAGGAGCGGCGACTTGGAGCGGCGGTTTCTAA
- a CDS encoding heparinase II/III family protein: protein MTLLTPEWSRDLRRRASDPSFSAAREALDQRLTDYHRFLPQVPTHQAGYYHEFFCPECAAQFVYDPREPHRHLCPVCGAVYSGEPYDSAWRWSVNDMLSDAALKLAFRSHLTGGQGEQAQADRELSSRILFTYAERYRHMEPPPLDHPNHPGIVAWSGLDESVWLIRMCWAFALLEEALPEGSAGQLSQQMFRPGAEHIQRVRWPEIHNATNWNNAALATLALVLEDEDLLEVALGGDLGLEPQLTQGVSQDGIWWEGSLSYHYYMLDAVVWTLRVLRASGRSFDDGGILKRMFLAPILISFPDLKLPAVNDCWYFIGLQQRVGHGIPEADGFYETAYGWLRDPVFAWVLQQNYEDTPRTCFEALLDGAREIPSGREPEWKSLHMEDLGFAVLRGGDRKNGSHLIFKAGPDGGVHGHHDQLRIQLFAHGAPWLPDLGTPGYGIELNDTWYQQTASHATGLVDGLSQPLAEGKIHYYYTDEHYSVCDASVSWDEGAYAGVEMRRILLWRDHYFVDLLQVQCPTVRDLDWACQVRGERISEPLDLSPASPLTGDGGYAHVRLEGQVPEADNWKLSWRHQGGLLDLFPLEPSGPMFLGSAPSNPASETLSTCIRRRRAAEATFVAVFASCGANRKPKVEIAASSLENDGSRLIVVGMDRGRDLWTLRTEPGDVRLARL, encoded by the coding sequence ATGACTCTTCTGACACCGGAATGGAGCCGGGACCTGCGCCGGCGCGCCTCGGACCCCTCCTTCTCCGCCGCCCGAGAGGCACTGGACCAACGACTCACCGATTACCACCGGTTCCTGCCCCAGGTCCCCACGCACCAGGCCGGCTACTACCACGAATTTTTCTGTCCCGAGTGCGCCGCCCAATTCGTTTACGACCCACGGGAGCCGCACCGTCACCTCTGTCCCGTGTGTGGCGCCGTCTACAGCGGCGAGCCGTACGACAGCGCCTGGCGGTGGTCGGTGAACGACATGCTCAGCGACGCCGCCCTGAAGCTCGCCTTCCGGAGCCATCTCACCGGCGGACAAGGCGAACAGGCCCAAGCCGACCGCGAACTGTCCAGCCGGATCCTGTTCACCTACGCCGAGCGCTACCGGCACATGGAGCCTCCTCCCCTGGATCACCCCAACCATCCCGGGATCGTCGCCTGGTCGGGACTGGACGAGTCGGTCTGGCTGATTCGCATGTGCTGGGCCTTCGCCCTTCTGGAGGAGGCGCTTCCGGAAGGGTCGGCCGGACAATTGTCCCAACAGATGTTTCGGCCCGGCGCCGAGCACATCCAGCGAGTTCGATGGCCCGAGATCCACAACGCCACGAATTGGAACAATGCGGCGCTGGCCACTCTGGCGCTGGTGCTGGAGGACGAGGACCTGCTCGAGGTGGCGCTGGGCGGCGACCTGGGCCTGGAGCCTCAATTGACCCAGGGAGTCTCCCAGGACGGCATCTGGTGGGAGGGCTCACTGAGCTATCACTACTACATGCTGGACGCCGTGGTCTGGACCCTCCGGGTCCTGCGTGCTTCGGGCCGTTCCTTCGACGACGGCGGAATCCTCAAGCGGATGTTCCTGGCGCCGATCCTCATCTCCTTCCCGGACCTGAAGCTTCCGGCCGTGAACGACTGCTGGTATTTCATCGGCCTGCAGCAACGGGTCGGCCACGGGATCCCGGAAGCGGACGGCTTCTACGAAACCGCCTACGGCTGGTTGCGGGACCCGGTTTTCGCCTGGGTCCTGCAGCAGAACTATGAGGACACCCCCCGAACCTGCTTCGAGGCGCTCCTGGACGGCGCCCGGGAGATCCCATCCGGAAGGGAACCGGAATGGAAGAGCCTGCACATGGAGGATCTGGGGTTCGCCGTGCTGCGCGGCGGGGACCGCAAGAACGGAAGCCATCTGATTTTCAAGGCGGGTCCGGACGGAGGGGTTCACGGACACCATGACCAGCTCAGGATTCAGCTCTTCGCCCACGGGGCCCCCTGGTTGCCGGATCTGGGAACCCCCGGATACGGCATCGAGCTCAACGACACCTGGTACCAGCAGACGGCCAGCCACGCCACGGGACTGGTGGACGGCTTGTCCCAGCCGCTGGCTGAGGGAAAGATCCACTACTACTACACCGACGAACACTATTCGGTCTGCGACGCCTCCGTCTCTTGGGACGAGGGGGCCTACGCCGGGGTCGAGATGCGGAGAATCCTGCTCTGGCGGGACCACTACTTCGTGGACCTGCTCCAGGTGCAGTGTCCCACGGTTCGAGACCTGGACTGGGCCTGTCAGGTGCGCGGGGAACGGATCAGTGAACCATTGGACCTGTCTCCGGCCTCTCCATTGACCGGCGACGGCGGTTACGCCCACGTCCGGCTGGAGGGCCAGGTCCCGGAAGCGGACAACTGGAAGCTTAGCTGGCGGCATCAGGGTGGACTGCTGGATCTGTTTCCACTGGAGCCTTCCGGCCCGATGTTTCTGGGTTCGGCCCCGTCCAACCCGGCATCCGAGACGCTCTCCACCTGCATCCGGCGCCGCAGGGCCGCCGAAGCCACCTTCGTTGCGGTCTTCGCTTCCTGCGGGGCGAACAGGAAGCCAAAGGTCGAAATCGCCGCCAGCTCGCTCGAAAACGACGGGTCCCGGCTGATCGTCGTGGGGATGGATCGGGGACGTGACCTGTGGACTTTGCGGACCGAGCCGGGAGACGTGCGGTTGGCGAGACTCTAG
- a CDS encoding Gfo/Idh/MocA family oxidoreductase has product MKRRTFLKKTAGGTLVSSLAFSAATRIGAAGEGIPVGVITQERGPHLGIYLKALAQAQGVASVALSDESGTTFDRAGEVLGDKLTTFRDHGEMLREAKPRAVLVSLAAHLSPPPIRESLEAGAHVLAEKPACVRAEDFEPLVRLADSRKLNLMLALGSRLHPAVLKARELIQSGFLGDPFGAHLVFVADQTRLTRPRYQESWLAFKDKAGGGQLIWLGIHYLDLVQYLTGDRIEQVSAVTRNVGGQPVEIEDSVALALRFKGGMVGTYHGGYYLDRGYHLGVKLWGSKGWLRMNLLKGPMHWYSTHPDAPRKIQVHDFETGPSSYYPLVQSLVDLGRGMGNPPLTGEDSLHVLKVVFSAYKAAETGVSQPV; this is encoded by the coding sequence ATGAAACGAAGAACATTCCTCAAGAAAACTGCTGGTGGAACCCTGGTTTCTTCCCTGGCCTTCTCCGCGGCGACCCGGATCGGGGCCGCCGGAGAGGGTATCCCGGTGGGCGTCATCACGCAGGAGAGAGGGCCTCACCTGGGTATCTACCTGAAAGCCCTGGCCCAGGCCCAGGGCGTCGCCTCCGTCGCCCTGTCGGACGAGAGCGGAACCACCTTCGACCGGGCCGGTGAAGTCCTGGGCGACAAGCTGACGACGTTCCGGGACCACGGCGAGATGCTGCGGGAGGCGAAGCCGCGCGCGGTCCTCGTCAGTCTGGCCGCCCACTTGTCGCCCCCGCCGATCCGCGAGTCCCTGGAGGCGGGCGCTCACGTCCTGGCCGAAAAACCGGCCTGCGTCCGGGCCGAGGACTTCGAGCCACTGGTCCGGCTCGCCGATTCCAGGAAGCTGAACCTGATGCTGGCATTGGGGTCGAGGCTTCACCCGGCGGTTCTCAAGGCCCGCGAGCTGATCCAGTCCGGTTTTCTGGGCGATCCCTTCGGCGCCCACCTAGTCTTCGTCGCCGACCAGACCCGCCTGACCCGGCCCCGATACCAGGAGTCCTGGCTGGCGTTCAAGGACAAGGCCGGAGGCGGCCAGCTCATCTGGCTGGGGATCCACTATCTGGACCTGGTCCAATACCTCACCGGCGACCGCATCGAGCAGGTCTCCGCCGTCACCCGGAACGTGGGCGGCCAACCGGTGGAAATCGAGGATTCGGTGGCCCTGGCCCTCCGGTTCAAGGGGGGGATGGTGGGAACCTACCATGGCGGCTACTACCTGGACCGGGGATATCACCTGGGCGTCAAGCTCTGGGGCTCCAAGGGTTGGCTCCGGATGAACCTCCTGAAGGGTCCCATGCATTGGTATTCGACCCACCCGGACGCGCCTCGGAAAATCCAGGTTCACGACTTCGAGACCGGGCCGAGCAGCTACTACCCCCTGGTCCAATCTCTGGTGGACCTGGGACGCGGCATGGGGAATCCGCCGCTCACGGGAGAGGATTCTCTCCACGTCCTGAAAGTCGTCTTCAGCGCCTACAAGGCAGCGGAAACCGGCGTCAGCCAGCCGGTCTGA
- a CDS encoding Gfo/Idh/MocA family oxidoreductase, with amino-acid sequence MAEVKRRQFLKSSTWAGASLIGTAKAWAGANNRIRVALIGAGGRGRRLVEEILENEGVDLAVVCDVDERRALEKAEQAQKISGRRPRIEKDLRRIMDDTSIDAVTIATCNHWHALAGIWACQAGKHVYVEKPIAHNVWEGRKLVEAARKYDRIVQGGTNRRSSGSFRRVAQLVRDGLIGRVYWARCEFPRPRDPLGFKPAEPPPSWLDWNLWLGPAPDQAFHRNLVHYNWHWFWDFGNGEMGNNGIHIIDVCRWIMGQEVPVRAHSGGGRFGAEDQAETPNTHRATFEFQDGSLLTCDLRNLYSDHGRVVPRRAIYPEPRLQWMAEFTWDLYGTDGYIHMKHRIQKRGAGCDYQVFLGRNKKAEPNPPDLEGWGHYQNFVNALRAGDGNVLTADIEVTHRSGIFCELANISHRVGREVRFDPVTETIPGDEEASRLLRREYRKPFEVPEKV; translated from the coding sequence ATGGCAGAAGTGAAGCGTCGACAATTCCTCAAGTCCTCCACCTGGGCGGGAGCCTCCCTGATCGGAACCGCCAAGGCCTGGGCCGGCGCCAACAACCGTATCCGGGTGGCGTTGATCGGGGCCGGCGGCCGCGGCCGTCGCCTGGTGGAAGAGATCCTGGAAAACGAGGGCGTGGATCTGGCCGTGGTCTGCGACGTGGACGAACGGCGGGCCCTGGAGAAGGCGGAACAGGCTCAGAAAATCAGCGGTAGGAGGCCCCGGATCGAGAAGGACCTGAGACGGATCATGGACGATACGTCCATCGACGCCGTCACCATCGCCACCTGCAACCACTGGCACGCCCTGGCCGGAATCTGGGCATGCCAGGCCGGCAAGCACGTCTACGTGGAAAAGCCCATCGCCCACAACGTCTGGGAAGGCCGCAAGCTGGTGGAGGCCGCCCGCAAATACGACCGCATCGTCCAGGGCGGAACCAACCGCCGCTCCAGCGGCTCCTTCCGCCGGGTGGCCCAACTGGTCCGGGACGGGCTGATCGGCCGGGTCTACTGGGCGCGCTGCGAGTTCCCCCGTCCCAGGGATCCGTTGGGCTTCAAGCCTGCGGAACCGCCTCCCTCCTGGCTGGATTGGAACCTCTGGCTGGGACCGGCGCCGGACCAGGCCTTCCACCGGAATCTGGTGCACTACAACTGGCACTGGTTCTGGGACTTCGGCAACGGCGAGATGGGCAACAACGGGATCCACATCATCGACGTCTGCCGCTGGATCATGGGCCAGGAGGTTCCGGTCCGGGCCCATTCGGGAGGTGGCCGTTTCGGAGCGGAGGACCAGGCCGAAACCCCCAACACGCATCGGGCCACCTTCGAGTTCCAGGACGGTTCCCTGCTCACCTGCGACCTGCGGAATCTCTACTCGGACCATGGCCGCGTCGTGCCCCGGCGCGCCATCTATCCCGAGCCCAGGTTGCAATGGATGGCCGAATTCACCTGGGACCTCTACGGCACCGACGGCTACATCCACATGAAACACAGGATCCAGAAGCGGGGCGCCGGGTGCGACTACCAGGTCTTTCTGGGACGGAACAAGAAGGCGGAGCCGAACCCGCCGGATCTGGAGGGGTGGGGACACTACCAGAACTTCGTCAACGCCCTGCGGGCCGGAGACGGAAACGTCCTGACGGCGGACATCGAGGTGACTCACCGGTCGGGCATCTTCTGCGAGCTGGCCAACATCTCCCACCGGGTGGGCCGGGAAGTCCGGTTCGATCCGGTCACCGAGACCATCCCGGGAGACGAGGAGGCGAGCCGGCTGTTGCGGCGCGAGTACCGGAAGCCGTTCGAGGTTCCCGAGAAGGTCTAG
- a CDS encoding glycosyltransferase family 4 protein — protein MRVAFYYHQQKRLPANHEGNNPYGALLAEALERRGVEMVFETDYSLEYLRRNQGRIQVLHLHWPHHDYYNDDARIMQRQMEEMAASLELARELGYKVVWTAHNIYPHNRTHQYIDHEFRLHMCRLCTAIIAHCAASAEGVRATFGRSHDIFLAPHGHFIGVYPDIATQREARRDLGIPARDFAYGFIGGVLPYKGLETLIETFRRVPGEDSWLLLAGGGRYRPYLDKIRKLAAGHPRILDKIVEPRVPTPDMIRVLRATNAVVLPFLATMSSGTVTLALSESRPVIAPNMGCLPEVILPGGGLLYDPARPGALLDAMQGIRGWDLEEAYRTALASIQRYDWDRIAEITLEAYRR, from the coding sequence TTGCGCGTCGCCTTCTACTATCACCAGCAGAAACGCCTTCCCGCCAACCACGAGGGGAACAACCCCTACGGGGCGCTCCTGGCGGAAGCCCTGGAGCGGCGCGGCGTGGAGATGGTCTTCGAGACGGACTACAGTCTTGAGTACCTCCGCAGGAACCAGGGCAGGATCCAGGTCCTGCACCTCCACTGGCCCCACCACGACTACTACAACGACGATGCGCGAATCATGCAGCGGCAGATGGAGGAAATGGCCGCCTCCCTGGAGCTGGCCCGGGAACTGGGTTACAAGGTGGTCTGGACCGCCCATAACATCTACCCGCACAACCGGACCCACCAATACATCGATCACGAGTTCCGGCTCCACATGTGCCGGCTCTGCACCGCCATCATCGCCCATTGCGCGGCGTCCGCCGAGGGCGTGCGGGCAACTTTCGGACGTTCCCACGACATCTTCCTGGCGCCCCACGGTCATTTCATCGGGGTCTACCCGGACATCGCCACCCAGAGGGAGGCCCGCCGGGATTTGGGCATTCCGGCCAGGGACTTCGCGTATGGCTTCATCGGGGGAGTCCTGCCCTACAAGGGTCTGGAGACTCTGATCGAGACCTTCCGCAGGGTGCCGGGAGAGGATTCCTGGCTCCTGCTGGCCGGCGGGGGACGCTACAGGCCCTACCTGGACAAGATTCGAAAGCTGGCGGCCGGACACCCGCGGATCCTGGACAAGATTGTCGAGCCGCGGGTACCGACGCCGGACATGATCCGGGTGCTGCGCGCCACCAACGCCGTCGTGCTGCCGTTTTTGGCCACCATGTCGTCGGGGACCGTCACCCTGGCCCTTTCCGAGTCCCGCCCCGTGATCGCGCCGAACATGGGCTGCCTGCCGGAGGTCATCCTTCCGGGAGGCGGTCTGCTCTACGACCCGGCCCGGCCGGGCGCGCTCCTGGATGCCATGCAGGGAATCCGCGGCTGGGACCTGGAAGAGGCATACCGGACCGCACTGGCGAGCATCCAACGTTACGACTGGGACCGAATCGCCGAGATCACCCTGGAGGCCTATCGAAGATGA